One Halomonas sp. THAF5a genomic region harbors:
- a CDS encoding YbjQ family protein: MSERVILTTSSHLEGYRVTEHLDIVSAECVFGMNVLKDMFAGFRDFFGGRNKSSQDALRDARVACLDELRLEAASLGANAVVGIDLDYSEISGGGKSMLFLVATGTAVKVARG; this comes from the coding sequence ATGTCAGAGCGCGTGATCCTCACCACCTCCTCGCACCTCGAGGGATACCGTGTGACCGAGCACCTCGACATCGTCTCCGCCGAGTGCGTGTTCGGCATGAACGTCCTCAAGGACATGTTCGCCGGCTTCCGCGATTTCTTCGGCGGGCGCAACAAGTCTTCCCAGGACGCACTGCGCGATGCCCGGGTCGCCTGCCTGGACGAGCTGCGCCTCGAGGCGGCGTCGCTGGGCGCCAATGCCGTGGTTGGCATCGACCTCGACTACAGCGAGATCTCCGGCGGCGGCAAGTCGATGCTGTTCCTGGTGGCGACCGGCACGGCGGTGAAGGTCGCCCGGGGCTGA
- a CDS encoding DUF4349 domain-containing protein, producing the protein MPVQPRRLLPLLLCLPLAAGLGGCDQAPHTTAPPARLASPSADIAGEALVRAAPEASAKRDAEPRIEERRDYRLQFEAAEPLLTAYRETHEACLASPDCQVQQGRLQTPRHGLASAYLAMRVARDRVAEAEPVRLVTESPALSGVEIIRNDRTQQMIDTEARLAQQIVLRERLQELAREGRGFSERRIQDLLQVERELARVQGEIESMQGQQRHLARVTDTVAIAASFQKQRWVEPHQHGVLAPLWRALDRSAALFFESVGQVILVVVFLTPWLVLGLPVLWLLSRLWRPVRRGLGRMGAGRRARRRRARRRRVEEG; encoded by the coding sequence ATGCCCGTTCAGCCGCGCCGCCTCCTGCCGTTGCTCCTCTGTCTGCCACTGGCTGCCGGTCTTGGCGGCTGCGACCAGGCCCCGCACACCACGGCGCCGCCGGCCAGGCTCGCTTCCCCGTCGGCGGATATCGCCGGTGAGGCCCTGGTGCGCGCCGCCCCGGAGGCCAGCGCCAAGCGCGATGCCGAGCCGCGCATCGAGGAGCGCCGCGACTACCGCCTGCAGTTCGAGGCGGCCGAGCCCCTGCTGACCGCCTACCGCGAGACCCATGAGGCCTGCCTGGCCAGCCCCGACTGTCAGGTGCAGCAGGGGCGCCTGCAGACGCCGCGGCACGGCCTGGCCAGCGCCTATCTCGCCATGCGCGTGGCGCGCGATCGGGTCGCGGAGGCCGAGCCGGTACGGCTGGTGACCGAATCTCCGGCGCTGAGCGGGGTGGAGATCATCCGCAACGATCGCACCCAGCAGATGATCGACACCGAGGCCCGCCTCGCCCAGCAGATCGTGCTGCGCGAGCGCCTCCAGGAGCTGGCCCGGGAAGGGCGCGGCTTCAGCGAGCGGCGCATCCAGGACCTGCTGCAGGTAGAACGCGAGCTGGCCCGGGTGCAGGGGGAGATCGAGTCGATGCAGGGCCAGCAGCGCCACCTCGCGCGGGTCACCGACACCGTGGCGATCGCCGCCAGCTTCCAGAAACAGCGCTGGGTGGAGCCCCACCAGCACGGCGTGCTCGCTCCCCTGTGGCGAGCGCTGGACCGCAGCGCGGCGCTGTTCTTCGAGTCGGTGGGCCAGGTCATCCTGGTGGTGGTGTTCCTCACGCCCTGGCTGGTGCTCGGCCTGCCGGTGCTGTGGCTGCTCAGCCGGCTGTGGCGCCCGGTACGGCGGGGCCTGGGGCGGATGGGCGCGGGCCGCCGGGCGCGGCGTCGGCGGGCGCGGCGTCGGCGGGTGGAAGAGGGGTAG
- a CDS encoding glycerophosphodiester phosphodiesterase, giving the protein MNILIRLPLATALALGLTAPLTAQADALEQQLDDLQQFQIIAHRGASGHAPEHTWPAYELAREMGADYLELDLHMNADGELMVIHDTTLERTTDGEGKVKDFTLEALKALDAGSWFNQAHPERADDAYAGARLLTLDEVIDRYGRDVRYYIETKSPERYPELQRALVETLEAEGLVDAGSVIIQSFSRDSLEQVHELNADIPLVQLVWYSPAEDGDGLVEWTGVTPAPAEITDADFQAIAEYAVGVGPNVVYDGEDVIDKSFVEQAHANGLLVHPYTINEPEQMQRLLDWGVDGMFTNFPDRLREIVE; this is encoded by the coding sequence ATGAACATCCTCATCCGCCTTCCCCTCGCCACCGCCCTGGCGCTCGGGCTCACCGCCCCGCTCACCGCCCAGGCCGACGCCCTCGAGCAGCAGCTCGACGACCTGCAGCAATTCCAGATCATCGCCCACCGCGGGGCCAGCGGCCACGCGCCCGAGCACACCTGGCCGGCCTACGAGCTGGCCCGCGAGATGGGCGCCGACTACCTCGAGCTGGACCTGCACATGAACGCCGACGGCGAGCTGATGGTGATCCACGACACCACCCTGGAGCGCACCACCGACGGCGAAGGCAAGGTGAAGGACTTCACCCTCGAGGCGCTCAAGGCGCTGGACGCCGGCTCCTGGTTCAACCAGGCCCACCCCGAGCGGGCCGACGACGCCTACGCCGGCGCCCGGCTGCTGACCCTGGATGAGGTGATCGACCGCTACGGGCGTGATGTGCGCTACTACATCGAGACCAAGTCGCCCGAGCGCTACCCGGAGCTGCAGCGGGCCCTGGTCGAGACCCTGGAGGCCGAGGGACTGGTCGACGCCGGCTCGGTGATCATCCAGTCGTTCAGCCGCGACAGCCTCGAGCAGGTCCACGAGCTCAACGCCGACATCCCGCTGGTGCAGCTGGTGTGGTACTCCCCCGCCGAGGACGGCGACGGCCTGGTCGAGTGGACCGGCGTGACCCCGGCGCCCGCCGAGATCACCGACGCCGACTTCCAGGCCATCGCCGAGTACGCCGTGGGCGTCGGCCCCAACGTCGTCTATGACGGCGAGGACGTGATCGACAAGAGCTTCGTGGAACAGGCCCACGCCAACGGGCTGCTGGTGCATCCCTACACCATCAACGAGCCCGAGCAGATGCAGCGCCTGCTCGACTGGGGCGTGGACGGCATGTTCACCAACTTCCCGGATCGGCTCCGCGAGATCGTGGAGTAA
- a CDS encoding GNAT family N-acetyltransferase produces the protein MAPMDISQAGKGREPALVALFTATFTASEGAAEGALIGDLVRRLLADTPASDRYVFTAEAGGTIVGGAIFSRLIYDREARTVFVLGPVAVATERQGEGIGQRLLSHGLKTLGDAGVDVAMTYGDPGYYARIGFAPISEAFAPAPFPLQHPEGWLAQSLTGAEMTPLQGKARCVAALDDPVFW, from the coding sequence ATGGCACCGATGGACATCTCTCAGGCCGGCAAGGGGCGCGAACCGGCACTCGTCGCCCTGTTCACCGCGACCTTCACGGCCTCGGAAGGCGCAGCGGAGGGCGCGCTGATCGGCGACCTGGTGCGCCGCCTGCTGGCCGACACCCCGGCTTCGGATCGCTACGTGTTCACCGCCGAGGCCGGTGGAACGATCGTCGGTGGGGCGATTTTCTCCCGGCTGATCTACGACCGGGAGGCGCGAACCGTGTTCGTGCTGGGCCCGGTGGCGGTGGCGACCGAGCGGCAGGGGGAGGGCATCGGGCAGCGGCTGTTGAGCCACGGCCTGAAGACGCTGGGCGACGCGGGGGTCGATGTCGCCATGACCTATGGCGATCCGGGCTACTACGCGCGGATCGGTTTCGCGCCGATCAGCGAGGCCTTCGCGCCGGCGCCCTTCCCCCTGCAGCATCCCGAGGGCTGGCTGGCGCAGTCATTGACGGGGGCCGAGATGACGCCGTTGCAGGGCAAGGCGCGCTGCGTCGCGGCACTCGACGACCCGGTGTTCTGGTAG
- a CDS encoding DUF3592 domain-containing protein, with product MSPLPLLIAVAALAGAILSARAAWRRRSASRWPEATARVTDTALEELGSPVQNRESPDQPRRYLARVTIVYRVGGREVASDNGRFDGAPTFPGREQAEAYLADYPPGRTLTIRHDPAEPARALIGAARLPTRRLGLALFLLGVAVAALWLAWR from the coding sequence ATGTCCCCGCTTCCCCTGCTGATCGCCGTCGCTGCCCTGGCCGGTGCCATCCTCTCGGCCCGGGCCGCCTGGCGGCGGCGCAGCGCGAGCCGCTGGCCCGAGGCGACGGCCCGGGTGACCGATACCGCGCTCGAGGAACTCGGCTCGCCGGTGCAGAACCGCGAGAGCCCCGACCAGCCGAGGCGCTACCTGGCGCGGGTGACGATCGTCTATCGGGTCGGCGGCCGGGAGGTCGCCTCGGACAACGGCCGCTTCGACGGCGCGCCGACCTTCCCGGGGCGCGAGCAGGCCGAGGCGTATCTCGCCGACTACCCGCCCGGCCGTACCCTGACCATCCGCCACGACCCGGCCGAGCCTGCCCGTGCCCTCATCGGTGCGGCGCGCCTGCCGACCCGGCGCCTCGGCCTGGCGCTCTTCCTGCTGGGCGTGGCCGTCGCCGCCCTGTGGCTCGCCTGGCGCTGA
- the arsH gene encoding arsenical resistance protein ArsH — protein MSSLHDLPNIDRPLFRVPDPEAFAAHDAPTHPPRILLLYGSLRERSFSRLAVEEAARLLAAMGAEPRIFDPRGLPLPDAEEASHPKVAELRELAAWADGMVWCSPERHGAMTGIMKAQIDWIPLSLGAVRPTQGKTLAVMQVCGGSQSFNSVNQLRVLGRWMRMLTIPNQSSVPKAYLEFDEQDRMRPSPYYDRIVDVMEELVKFTWLVRGRTDALVDRYSERKESAAELSARVNQRAI, from the coding sequence ATGTCTTCGCTGCACGACCTGCCCAATATCGACCGACCGCTGTTTCGCGTCCCCGATCCCGAGGCGTTCGCCGCGCATGACGCGCCGACGCACCCGCCCCGCATCCTGCTGCTCTACGGCTCGCTGCGGGAGCGCAGCTTCAGCCGCCTGGCGGTGGAGGAGGCCGCACGGCTGCTGGCCGCCATGGGCGCCGAGCCCCGGATCTTCGATCCCCGCGGGCTCCCGCTGCCCGACGCCGAGGAGGCCAGCCACCCCAAGGTGGCCGAGCTCAGGGAGCTGGCCGCCTGGGCCGACGGCATGGTGTGGTGCTCGCCGGAGCGCCACGGGGCGATGACCGGCATCATGAAGGCGCAGATCGACTGGATCCCGCTCTCGCTGGGCGCCGTGCGCCCCACCCAGGGCAAGACGCTCGCCGTGATGCAGGTGTGCGGCGGCTCCCAGTCGTTCAACAGCGTCAATCAGCTGCGCGTGCTGGGGCGCTGGATGCGCATGCTGACCATCCCCAACCAGTCCTCGGTGCCCAAGGCCTACCTGGAATTCGACGAGCAGGACCGCATGCGCCCCTCCCCCTACTACGACCGCATCGTCGACGTGATGGAGGAGCTGGTGAAGTTCACCTGGCTGGTGCGCGGCCGCACCGACGCCCTGGTCGACCGCTACTCCGAGCGCAAGGAGAGCGCCGCCGAACTCTCGGCGCGGGTCAACCAGCGGGCGATCTGA
- a CDS encoding alkaline phosphatase, with protein sequence MTITRRDAIKLGLKGGAALGACLAAPSIVLAQGRRPTLPYGVMSGDMLADRAMLWARADRPARLLLEVADNPEFRGARQIRGPEVLPATDLTARLDVTGLGDLDTAYYRMRFAALDDHRAISEPITGRLRLPPTTRRDVRFVWSGDTAGQGWGIDASRGGMTTYATMRRQRPDFFIHSGDTVYADGPMEERVTLANGETWRNLVTPEKRKVAETLDEFRGQHAYNLMDANVRRFNAEVPMLAQWDDHETVNNWYPGELLDDPRYTEKNVDLLSARARRAFLEYTPLRQRPDAPGRIHRRFAYGPGLEVFMLDMRSHRAANSRNRQAGGEAATFLGRDQLRWLLDGLRRSTATWKVIAADMPIGLMVRDGEHFEAVANGHGGEPLGRELEIADLLRAIRDEAIHNVVWLTADVHYTAAHHYAPERAAFKDFAPFWEFVSGPLHAGTFGPGELDATFGPEVVFQKAPPAGQSNLPPSDGYQFFGQVDLDGESEALTVTLMDAAGSALHTQVLTPERA encoded by the coding sequence ATGACGATCACGCGTCGCGATGCCATCAAGCTCGGCCTGAAGGGAGGTGCCGCCCTCGGCGCCTGCCTGGCCGCCCCGTCCATCGTGCTGGCCCAGGGCCGGCGCCCCACGCTGCCCTACGGCGTGATGAGCGGCGATATGCTCGCCGACCGCGCCATGCTCTGGGCCCGCGCCGACCGCCCCGCGCGCCTGTTGCTGGAGGTCGCCGACAACCCCGAGTTTCGCGGCGCCCGCCAGATTCGGGGCCCCGAGGTGCTGCCCGCCACCGACCTCACCGCCAGGCTCGACGTGACGGGCCTCGGCGACCTGGACACCGCCTACTACCGGATGCGCTTCGCCGCCCTGGACGACCACCGAGCCATCAGCGAGCCGATCACCGGCCGCCTGCGCCTGCCGCCGACCACCCGCCGCGACGTGCGCTTCGTCTGGTCCGGCGACACCGCCGGCCAGGGCTGGGGCATCGACGCGTCCCGCGGCGGCATGACCACCTACGCCACCATGCGCCGCCAGCGCCCCGACTTCTTCATCCACTCCGGCGACACCGTCTATGCCGACGGCCCCATGGAGGAGCGCGTGACGCTCGCCAACGGCGAGACCTGGCGCAACCTGGTCACCCCGGAGAAGCGCAAGGTGGCCGAGACCCTGGACGAGTTCCGCGGCCAGCACGCCTACAACCTGATGGACGCCAACGTGCGGCGCTTCAACGCCGAGGTGCCGATGCTCGCCCAGTGGGACGACCACGAGACCGTCAACAACTGGTACCCGGGGGAGCTCCTCGACGACCCCCGCTACACCGAGAAGAACGTCGACCTGCTGTCGGCCCGCGCCCGGCGCGCCTTCCTCGAGTACACGCCGCTGCGCCAGAGGCCCGACGCCCCCGGACGCATCCACCGGCGCTTCGCCTACGGCCCCGGCCTCGAAGTCTTCATGCTCGACATGCGCAGCCACCGCGCCGCCAACAGCCGCAACCGCCAGGCCGGCGGCGAGGCCGCCACCTTCCTCGGCCGCGACCAGCTGCGCTGGCTGCTCGACGGCCTGCGTCGCTCCACCGCCACCTGGAAGGTCATCGCCGCCGACATGCCCATCGGGCTGATGGTGCGCGACGGCGAGCACTTCGAGGCGGTCGCCAACGGCCACGGCGGCGAGCCCCTGGGGCGCGAGCTGGAGATCGCCGACCTGCTGCGCGCGATCCGCGACGAGGCGATCCACAACGTGGTGTGGCTGACCGCCGACGTGCACTACACCGCGGCCCACCACTATGCCCCCGAGCGCGCCGCCTTCAAGGATTTCGCGCCCTTCTGGGAGTTCGTCAGCGGCCCGCTGCACGCCGGCACCTTCGGCCCCGGGGAGCTGGACGCCACCTTCGGCCCCGAGGTGGTCTTCCAGAAGGCGCCGCCGGCCGGGCAGTCCAACCTGCCGCCCTCCGATGGCTACCAGTTCTTCGGCCAGGTCGATCTGGACGGCGAGAGCGAGGCGCTGACCGTCACCCTGATGGACGCGGCGGGCAGCGCCCTGCACACCCAGGTGCTGACGCCCGAGCGCGCCTGA
- a CDS encoding DUF4202 domain-containing protein, giving the protein MPVESPHDSSPFAATLAALDALHAEDARRVTVAGESVPQELWHAGRMSAWLERLEASPDELVRLAVRGQHLQRWEVPRSDYPEGRVGYLTWRRDQGRRAGETTATLMREAGYDAAAAERVATLIRKQGLGRDPGVQAVEDCACLVFLEHYFADFSRQVDHDHLIRIVQKTWRKMSPGAHALALGLPMSAEARALVEEALAG; this is encoded by the coding sequence ATGCCTGTCGAATCTCCTCACGACTCTTCCCCGTTCGCGGCGACCCTCGCCGCCCTGGATGCCCTGCACGCCGAGGACGCACGCCGCGTGACGGTGGCGGGAGAGTCGGTGCCCCAGGAGCTGTGGCACGCCGGCCGGATGAGTGCCTGGCTGGAGCGGCTCGAGGCGTCGCCGGACGAGCTGGTGCGCCTGGCGGTGCGCGGCCAGCACCTGCAGCGCTGGGAGGTGCCGCGCAGTGACTATCCCGAGGGGCGCGTGGGCTATCTGACCTGGCGTCGCGACCAGGGACGGCGGGCCGGTGAGACCACCGCGACGCTGATGAGGGAGGCGGGCTACGATGCCGCCGCGGCCGAGCGGGTGGCGACGCTGATCCGCAAGCAGGGGCTGGGGCGCGACCCGGGGGTGCAGGCGGTGGAGGACTGCGCCTGCCTGGTGTTCCTGGAGCACTACTTCGCCGACTTCTCCCGGCAGGTCGACCACGACCACCTGATTCGCATCGTGCAGAAGACCTGGCGGAAGATGTCGCCGGGCGCCCATGCACTGGCCCTCGGCCTGCCGATGAGCGCCGAGGCCCGGGCGCTGGTGGAGGAGGCGCTGGCCGGCTGA
- a CDS encoding DUF6746 family protein, with amino-acid sequence MKNLLLTALCTGLLASTAHAEGPDHFSGEPSRTLEEALTHLNEYNARLTELLAKDELSNRDLGTVHELSYTLENALARIDAEVDAMAVSLEEVHLGSESVDRERVRLNGMAYLNAARPLTAD; translated from the coding sequence ATGAAGAACCTGCTGCTCACCGCCCTCTGCACCGGCCTGCTCGCCTCAACCGCCCACGCCGAGGGGCCGGACCACTTCTCGGGCGAGCCCTCGCGCACCCTCGAGGAGGCGCTGACCCATCTCAACGAATACAACGCACGGCTGACCGAGCTGCTGGCCAAGGACGAGCTGAGCAACCGCGACCTGGGCACCGTCCACGAGCTCTCCTACACCCTGGAGAACGCCCTGGCCCGCATCGACGCCGAGGTCGATGCCATGGCCGTCTCCCTCGAGGAGGTCCACCTGGGCTCGGAGAGCGTCGACCGCGAGCGCGTCCGCCTCAACGGCATGGCCTACCTCAACGCCGCGCGGCCGCTGACCGCCGACTGA
- a CDS encoding C45 family peptidase produces MHITPLTGSRAEIGEAHGRAHGERITRSLAVYDRLFRDFVGLDWPRARRVAERFLPMIERGFPAILEEMEGIARGAGLDLADILTLNCRSEISLTQASGGCSAFALTHGPTQWLAQNWDWRSDQLHNVVALEISGDDAPTLFSIGEAGMVAKIGMNEHGLGVCLNAIRSRTCGEGLPIHVALRKILECRDLDDAVAVTRRDRVCSPAHFLVAQGDGRALGLEVHPGEPGVLAPRHGVVTHTNHLYAGGGAAGVEDFPRVDSRPRLARLDRLLGALQEETRTHQGTIGEGELFALLADHQDAPLSICRHFNPDQPAEERMETLFAVVMDLTRRRLTLRHGKPCESDESLTVQFGDAPGMAPDQARQDSE; encoded by the coding sequence ATGCATATCACCCCCCTGACCGGCAGCCGGGCCGAGATCGGCGAGGCCCACGGCCGCGCCCATGGCGAGCGGATCACCCGGAGCCTGGCGGTCTACGACCGGCTCTTCCGGGACTTCGTGGGCCTCGACTGGCCCCGGGCGCGCCGCGTGGCCGAGCGCTTCCTGCCGATGATCGAGCGCGGCTTCCCGGCGATCCTCGAGGAGATGGAGGGGATCGCCCGGGGCGCGGGCCTCGATCTTGCCGATATCCTGACCCTCAACTGCCGCAGCGAGATCTCGCTGACCCAGGCGAGCGGCGGCTGCTCGGCCTTCGCCCTGACGCACGGCCCTACCCAGTGGCTGGCCCAGAACTGGGACTGGCGCAGCGACCAGCTGCACAACGTGGTGGCGCTGGAGATTAGCGGCGACGACGCCCCGACGCTGTTCAGCATCGGCGAGGCCGGCATGGTGGCCAAGATCGGCATGAACGAGCACGGCCTCGGCGTCTGCCTCAACGCCATCCGCTCCCGTACCTGCGGCGAGGGCCTGCCCATCCACGTCGCCCTGCGCAAGATCCTGGAGTGCCGCGACCTGGACGACGCCGTGGCGGTGACGCGTCGCGACCGGGTCTGCTCGCCGGCCCACTTCCTCGTCGCCCAGGGCGACGGCCGGGCGCTGGGCCTCGAGGTGCACCCCGGCGAACCCGGTGTCCTCGCCCCGCGCCACGGCGTGGTGACTCACACCAACCACCTCTACGCCGGCGGCGGCGCCGCGGGGGTCGAGGACTTTCCGCGGGTCGACTCCCGTCCCCGCCTGGCGCGACTGGACCGCCTGCTGGGCGCCCTTCAGGAAGAGACGAGGACGCACCAGGGCACGATCGGCGAGGGAGAGCTCTTCGCGCTGCTCGCCGACCACCAGGACGCGCCGCTCTCGATCTGTCGCCACTTCAACCCCGACCAGCCCGCGGAGGAACGCATGGAGACGCTCTTCGCGGTGGTGATGGACCTGACCCGCCGACGCCTCACCCTGCGCCACGGCAAGCCATGCGAGAGCGACGAGAGCCTGACGGTGCAGTTCGGCGATGCCCCCGGCATGGCCCCGGATCAAGCGCGACAGGATTCCGAATAG
- a CDS encoding dicarboxylate/amino acid:cation symporter: MTTPSTTASTGVWRRIPLWQKILAGLALGILAGALMGEDASVFKPIGDIFISAIKMLIVPLVFSTLVVGITAMRDPQKMGRIGIRTIGLYLLTTAFAIAIGLLASLIFQPGVGLTMSFESGVEAQDAPSLVEILVGLVPQNPIDALASGNILQIIVFAIGLGISLTMIGEKGEPVVRVFESFAEAMYKLTSFVMALAPFGVFGLIAHVSGSYGLEVLLPLAKVIGVAYLASVLHVLIVYSGLLALLGRLNPVRYLKGILDALVVAYSSASSSGTLPVSLRCAQKNLGVSEGVAGFVLPVGATINMDGTAIYQGVVAVFIAQLLGVELSMMDYGMIIVTGTLASIGTAGVPGAGLVMLSIVMAQIGLPLEAIAVIAGIDRILDMARTSVNVAGDLMVTTLVGKSEGELDEAVYNASDKR; this comes from the coding sequence GTGACCACCCCCTCGACGACCGCCTCCACCGGCGTATGGCGGCGCATCCCGCTGTGGCAGAAGATCCTCGCCGGTCTGGCGCTGGGCATCCTCGCCGGCGCGCTGATGGGCGAGGACGCCAGCGTCTTCAAGCCCATCGGTGACATCTTCATCAGCGCCATCAAGATGCTGATCGTGCCGCTGGTGTTCTCCACCCTGGTGGTGGGCATCACGGCGATGCGCGACCCGCAGAAGATGGGCCGCATCGGCATCCGAACCATCGGGCTCTACCTGCTCACCACCGCCTTCGCCATCGCCATCGGCCTGCTCGCCTCGCTGATCTTCCAGCCCGGCGTCGGCCTCACGATGAGCTTCGAGTCCGGCGTCGAGGCCCAGGACGCGCCGAGCCTGGTGGAGATCCTGGTCGGCCTGGTGCCCCAGAACCCCATTGATGCCCTGGCCAGCGGCAATATCCTGCAGATCATCGTCTTCGCCATCGGGCTCGGCATCTCGCTGACCATGATCGGCGAGAAGGGCGAGCCGGTCGTGCGCGTCTTCGAGAGCTTCGCCGAGGCGATGTACAAGCTGACCAGCTTCGTCATGGCCCTCGCCCCCTTCGGCGTGTTCGGCCTGATCGCCCACGTCTCGGGCAGCTACGGCCTGGAGGTGCTGCTGCCGCTGGCCAAGGTGATCGGCGTGGCCTACCTCGCCAGCGTGCTGCACGTGCTGATCGTCTACTCGGGCCTGCTGGCGCTGCTCGGCCGCCTCAACCCGGTGCGCTACCTGAAGGGCATCCTCGACGCCCTGGTGGTCGCCTACTCCTCGGCCTCCTCCTCCGGCACCCTGCCGGTCTCGCTGCGCTGCGCCCAGAAGAACCTCGGCGTCTCCGAGGGCGTGGCCGGCTTCGTGCTGCCGGTGGGCGCCACCATCAACATGGACGGCACGGCCATCTACCAGGGCGTGGTGGCGGTGTTCATCGCCCAGCTGCTGGGCGTCGAGCTCAGCATGATGGACTACGGCATGATCATCGTGACCGGCACCCTGGCCTCCATCGGCACCGCCGGCGTGCCCGGCGCGGGCCTGGTGATGCTCTCCATCGTCATGGCCCAGATCGGCCTGCCGCTGGAGGCGATCGCCGTGATCGCCGGCATCGACCGCATCCTCGACATGGCCCGCACCAGCGTCAACGTGGCCGGCGACCTGATGGTCACCACCCTGGTCGGCAAGAGCGAGGGCGAGCTCGACGAGGCCGTCTACAACGCCTCCGACAAGCGCTGA
- a CDS encoding ABC transporter substrate-binding protein encodes MMKKRVLATAVAASTLALSGMAQAEVKVGFLGGFTGGIESLTPPIFDGAQLAVEQVNAQGGLLDGQELVMPTGDTTCSDASAASNAADRMVNTEQVTAIVGALCTGATIAAANNAAVPGGVTMVSPASTAPAVTDLDDNDLVFRTVPSDAFQGEMLAKLLIDKGIEEVVVTYVNNDYGRGLSDAFAAAFEAEGGMVAENLAHEDNRADYRSELGTLSSTGVPNLVVLAYADTSGQTVVRQAYESGMFTQYIGADGMVGDSLVEAIGADVLEGMIATRPGSPELPGTAMFQDQAEEAGIDPSAVFAAQAYDAAFLLALAIEQNGSAEREGLNEALRSVASAPGEVILPGEWEKAVELIAAGTEINYEGASGTHEFDANGDVPGVVLEMVVEDGSFTSQGYVDL; translated from the coding sequence ATCATGAAGAAACGCGTTCTAGCGACGGCGGTAGCGGCGTCCACCCTGGCCCTCTCCGGCATGGCACAGGCCGAGGTCAAGGTCGGCTTCCTGGGGGGCTTCACCGGCGGCATCGAGAGCCTGACGCCGCCGATCTTCGACGGCGCCCAGCTGGCGGTGGAGCAGGTCAATGCGCAGGGCGGCCTGCTGGACGGCCAGGAGCTGGTGATGCCCACCGGCGACACCACCTGCTCCGATGCCTCGGCCGCCTCGAATGCCGCCGACCGCATGGTCAACACCGAGCAGGTCACCGCCATCGTCGGCGCGCTGTGCACCGGGGCGACCATCGCGGCGGCCAACAACGCCGCCGTGCCGGGCGGGGTGACCATGGTCTCGCCGGCCTCCACGGCGCCCGCGGTCACCGACCTCGACGACAACGACCTGGTGTTCCGCACCGTGCCCTCCGACGCCTTCCAGGGCGAGATGCTGGCCAAGCTGCTGATCGACAAGGGCATCGAGGAGGTCGTCGTCACCTACGTCAACAACGACTACGGCCGCGGCCTCTCCGACGCCTTCGCCGCGGCCTTCGAGGCCGAAGGTGGCATGGTGGCCGAGAACCTCGCCCATGAGGACAACCGCGCCGACTATCGCTCGGAACTGGGCACCCTCTCCTCCACCGGCGTGCCGAACCTGGTGGTGCTGGCCTATGCCGACACTTCCGGCCAGACGGTGGTGCGCCAGGCCTACGAGAGCGGCATGTTCACCCAGTACATCGGGGCCGACGGCATGGTCGGCGACAGCCTGGTCGAGGCCATCGGCGCCGACGTGCTCGAGGGCATGATCGCCACCCGTCCGGGCAGCCCGGAGCTGCCGGGTACCGCCATGTTCCAGGACCAGGCCGAGGAGGCCGGCATCGACCCCAGCGCGGTGTTCGCCGCCCAGGCCTACGACGCCGCCTTCCTGCTGGCGCTGGCCATCGAGCAGAACGGCAGTGCCGAGCGCGAGGGGCTCAACGAGGCGCTGCGCAGCGTCGCCAGCGCCCCTGGTGAGGTGATCCTGCCCGGCGAGTGGGAGAAGGCGGTGGAGCTGATCGCCGCCGGCACCGAGATCAACTACGAGGGCGCGTCGGGCACCCATGAGTTCGACGCCAACGGCGACGTGCCGGGCGTGGTGCTGGAGATGGTGGTCGAGGACGGCAGCTTCACCAGCCAGGGCTACGTCGACCTCTGA